A window of Ictidomys tridecemlineatus isolate mIctTri1 chromosome 15, mIctTri1.hap1, whole genome shotgun sequence contains these coding sequences:
- the Cpne7 gene encoding copine-7 isoform X1, producing MSGCTDRGAVAAQAPAPGSVPAPCASKVELRLSCRHLLDRDPLTKSDPSVVLLQQAQNQWVQVFTVDYYFEEVQRLRFEVYDTHGPSGLSSQDDFLGGMECTLGQIVAQKKMTRPLLLKPGRNAGKSSITVVAEDISGNNGYVELSFQARKLDDKDLFSKSDPFLELFRINRDGSEQLVYRTEVVKNNLSPVWESFKVSLSSLCSCEETRPLKGLVWDHDSRGRHDFIGEFSTTFAEMQRAFSEGRAQWDCVNAKYKQRKRSYRNSGVVVLAGLKLHRVHSFLDYIMGGCQIHCTVAIDFTASNGDPRNSCSLHHLDPRQPNEYLRALVAVGEVCQDYDSDKRFSALGFGARIPPKYEVSHDFAINFNPEDDECEGIQGVVEAYRNCLPQVQLYGPTNVAPIISKVARMAAAEERTGEASQYYILLILTDGVVTDMADTREAIVRASHLPMSIIIVGVGNADFTDMQTLDGEDGVLRSPRGEPALRDIVQFLPFRELKSASPAALAKRVLAQVPKQMVEYYSHKELPPRGFCSLPGEASPRSSPEDSRLGDCDQGAPAASVSSSVGGP from the exons GGTGCTGCTGCAGCAAGCGCAGAACCAGTGGGTGCAG GTCTTCACTGTGGACTACTATTTTGAGGAGGTGCAGAGACTGCGCTTTGAGGTGTACGACACCCACGGGCCCAGTGGTCTGAGCTCTCAGGATGACTTCCTGGGGGGCATGGAGTGCACCTTGGGGCAG ATCGTGGCCCAGAAGAAGATGACCCGCCCGCTGCTGCTGAAGCCCGGCAGGAATGCCGGCAAGTCCTCCATCACT GTGGTGGCCGAGGACATCTCTGGGAACAATGGTTATGTGGAGCTCTCCTTCCAGGCCAGGAAGTTGGACGACAAG GACCTCTTCAGCAAGTCCGACCCCTTCCTGGAGCTGTTCCGCATCAACAGGGACGGCAGCGAGCAGCTGGTGTACAGGACAGAG GTGGTGAAGAACAACCTCAGCCCTGTGTGGGAGTCCTTCAAGGTGTCCCTCAGCTCTCTGTGCAGCTGCGAGGAGACCCGGCCTCTGAAG GGCCTGGTCTGGGACCACGACTCCCGAGGGAGGCACGACTTCATCGGAGAATTCTCCACCACCTTCGCTGAGATGCAGAGGGCCTTCTCGGAGGGCCGG GCCCAGTGGGACTGTGTCAACGCCAAGTACAAGCAGAGGAAGCGCAGCTACAGGAACTCCGGGGTGGTGGTCCTGGCTGGCCTGAAG CTCCACAGGGTCCACTCCTTCCTGGACTACATCATGGGCGGCTGTCAGATCCACTGCACC GTAGCCATTGACTTCACAGCCTCCAACGGCGACCCCCGGAACAGCTGCTCCCTGCACCACCTCGACCCCCGCCAGCCCAACGAGTACCTGAGAGCGCTGGTGGCGGTGGGCGAAGTCTGCCAGGACTACGACAG TGACAAGAGGTTTTCTGCTTTGGGGTTTGGAGCCAGAATCCCTCCCAAGTACGAG GTGTCCCATGACTTTGCCATCAATTTCAATCCCGAGGACGATGAGTGTGAAG GCATCCAGGGCGTGGTGGAGGCCTACCGGAACTGCCTGCCCCAGGTCCAGCTCTACGGCCCCACCAACGTGGCGCCCATCATCTCCAAGGTGGCCCGCATGGCGGCGGCTGAGGAGCGCACGGGCGAGGCCTCT CAATACTACATCCTGCTGATCCTGACGGACGGCGTGGTGACCGACATGGCGGACACGCGGGAGGCCATTGTGCGCGCCTCGCACCTGCCCATGTCCATCATCATCGTGGGTGTGGGCAACGCCGACTTCACGGACATGCAGACTCTGGACGGGGAGGACGGCGTCCTACGCTCCCCTAGGGGCGAGCCGGCGCTCCGGGACATCGTGCAGTTCCTGCCCTTCCGGGAGCTCAAGAGC GCCTCCCCCGCGGCCTTGGCCAAGCGTGTGCTGGCCCAGGTCCCCAAGCAGATGGTGGAGTACTACAGCCACAAGGAGCTGCCTCCACGTGGCTTCTGCAGCCTCCCTGGAGAGGCCAGCCCCCGCTCGTCTCCTGAGGACTCCAGGCTCGGGGACTGTGACCAGGGTGCCCCCGCGGCCTCTGTTTCCAGCTCCGTTGGGGGTCCTTAA
- the Cpne7 gene encoding copine-7 isoform X2 gives MSGCTDRGAVAAQAPAPGSVPAPCASKVELRLSCRHLLDRDPLTKSDPSVVLLQQAQNQWVQVGRTEVVRSSLHPVFSKVFTVDYYFEEVQRLRFEVYDTHGPSGLSSQDDFLGGMECTLGQIVAQKKMTRPLLLKPGRNAGKSSITVVAEDISGNNGYVELSFQARKLDDKDLFSKSDPFLELFRINRDGSEQLVYRTEVVKNNLSPVWESFKVSLSSLCSCEETRPLKGLVWDHDSRGRHDFIGEFSTTFAEMQRAFSEGRAQWDCVNAKYKQRKRSYRNSGVVVLAGLKLHRVHSFLDYIMGGCQIHCTVAIDFTASNGDPRNSCSLHHLDPRQPNEYLRALVAVGEVCQDYDSDKRFSALGFGARIPPKYEVSHDFAINFNPEDDECEGIQGVVEAYRNCLPQVQLYGPTNVAPIISKVARMAAAEERTGEASQYYILLILTDGVVTDMADTREAIVRASHLPMSIIIVGVGNADFTDMQTLDGEDGVLRSPRGEPALRDIVQFLPFRELKSASPAALAKRVLAQVPKQMVEYYSHKELPPRGFCSLPGEASPRSSPEDSRLGDCDQGAPAASVSSSVGGP, from the exons GGTGCTGCTGCAGCAAGCGCAGAACCAGTGGGTGCAG GTGGGCAGAACTGAGGTGGTCCGCAGCAGCCTGCATCCCGTGTTCTCCAAGGTCTTCACTGTGGACTACTATTTTGAGGAGGTGCAGAGACTGCGCTTTGAGGTGTACGACACCCACGGGCCCAGTGGTCTGAGCTCTCAGGATGACTTCCTGGGGGGCATGGAGTGCACCTTGGGGCAG ATCGTGGCCCAGAAGAAGATGACCCGCCCGCTGCTGCTGAAGCCCGGCAGGAATGCCGGCAAGTCCTCCATCACT GTGGTGGCCGAGGACATCTCTGGGAACAATGGTTATGTGGAGCTCTCCTTCCAGGCCAGGAAGTTGGACGACAAG GACCTCTTCAGCAAGTCCGACCCCTTCCTGGAGCTGTTCCGCATCAACAGGGACGGCAGCGAGCAGCTGGTGTACAGGACAGAG GTGGTGAAGAACAACCTCAGCCCTGTGTGGGAGTCCTTCAAGGTGTCCCTCAGCTCTCTGTGCAGCTGCGAGGAGACCCGGCCTCTGAAG GGCCTGGTCTGGGACCACGACTCCCGAGGGAGGCACGACTTCATCGGAGAATTCTCCACCACCTTCGCTGAGATGCAGAGGGCCTTCTCGGAGGGCCGG GCCCAGTGGGACTGTGTCAACGCCAAGTACAAGCAGAGGAAGCGCAGCTACAGGAACTCCGGGGTGGTGGTCCTGGCTGGCCTGAAG CTCCACAGGGTCCACTCCTTCCTGGACTACATCATGGGCGGCTGTCAGATCCACTGCACC GTAGCCATTGACTTCACAGCCTCCAACGGCGACCCCCGGAACAGCTGCTCCCTGCACCACCTCGACCCCCGCCAGCCCAACGAGTACCTGAGAGCGCTGGTGGCGGTGGGCGAAGTCTGCCAGGACTACGACAG TGACAAGAGGTTTTCTGCTTTGGGGTTTGGAGCCAGAATCCCTCCCAAGTACGAG GTGTCCCATGACTTTGCCATCAATTTCAATCCCGAGGACGATGAGTGTGAAG GCATCCAGGGCGTGGTGGAGGCCTACCGGAACTGCCTGCCCCAGGTCCAGCTCTACGGCCCCACCAACGTGGCGCCCATCATCTCCAAGGTGGCCCGCATGGCGGCGGCTGAGGAGCGCACGGGCGAGGCCTCT CAATACTACATCCTGCTGATCCTGACGGACGGCGTGGTGACCGACATGGCGGACACGCGGGAGGCCATTGTGCGCGCCTCGCACCTGCCCATGTCCATCATCATCGTGGGTGTGGGCAACGCCGACTTCACGGACATGCAGACTCTGGACGGGGAGGACGGCGTCCTACGCTCCCCTAGGGGCGAGCCGGCGCTCCGGGACATCGTGCAGTTCCTGCCCTTCCGGGAGCTCAAGAGC GCCTCCCCCGCGGCCTTGGCCAAGCGTGTGCTGGCCCAGGTCCCCAAGCAGATGGTGGAGTACTACAGCCACAAGGAGCTGCCTCCACGTGGCTTCTGCAGCCTCCCTGGAGAGGCCAGCCCCCGCTCGTCTCCTGAGGACTCCAGGCTCGGGGACTGTGACCAGGGTGCCCCCGCGGCCTCTGTTTCCAGCTCCGTTGGGGGTCCTTAA